One part of the Verrucomicrobiota bacterium genome encodes these proteins:
- a CDS encoding membrane dipeptidase yields EKEGKRAIYVGIENGYPIGNDLSNVEEYYDKGVRYITLVHSSNNDLADSGELLLGQLRELRSVV; encoded by the coding sequence TGGAAAAGGAAGGAAAGCGTGCCATTTACGTAGGTATCGAAAACGGCTACCCCATTGGCAATGACCTTTCCAATGTGGAGGAATATTATGATAAGGGGGTACGGTACATTACCTTGGTGCATTCCTCTAACAACGACCTGGCCGATTCGGGTGAACTGCTCCTCGGTCAACTGCGAGAACTGCGAAGTGTGGTTTAG